From Salmo salar chromosome ssa04, Ssal_v3.1, whole genome shotgun sequence, one genomic window encodes:
- the LOC106602794 gene encoding gamma-gliadin isoform X2 — protein MKLQTITVLVCLFGASLSLPIYQQQIGILASNSNEILRLNGLTLTGVGFGQTQMQASPFMPQYVIQQQPELGLPQMVNFNPQVGGPFGPQMMFPTQGNQLPPMLYANAQQEQPGAPQDPNNPNNPQQPHNPAQQPRMQGYPYYMSYGYPNYPQPNQNYPQPNQNNGLNQQNLEKTPQKPQLPLQQAAQPQSPGKTWPKGFQTEAANPPPDHRGDTVDPGVDEGRPNFSFLFEP, from the exons ATGAAGCTGCAGACTATAACTGTTTTGGTCTGCCTTTTTGGTGCTAGCCTTTCACTTCCT atataCCAACAGCAAATTGGAATCCTCGCAAGTAACAGCAATGAG ATCTTGCGGTTGAATGGACTGACCCTGACAGGTGTAGGCTTTGGGCAAACACAAATGCAG GCGTCTCCATTCATGCCCCAGTACGTGATCCAGCAGCAGCCTGAACTTGGTCTCCCCCAGATGGTGAACTTTAACCCCCAGGTGGGAGGCCCTTTCGGCCCCCAGATGATGTTCCCTACACAGGGGAACCAGCTGCCCCCCATGCTGTACGCCAATGCCCAACAGGAGCAGCCTGGGGCCCCCCAGGACCCCAACAACCCAAATAACCCCCAGCAACCACACAACCCTGCACAG CAACCAAGAATGCAG GGCTACCCCTACTACATGTCTTACGGTTACCCCAACTACCCCCAGCCTAACCAGAACTACCCCCAGCCTAACCAGAACAACGGGCTGAACCAGCAGAACTTGGAGAAGACCCCTCAGAAACCACAGCTCCCACTACAG CAGGCTGCCCAACCTCAGTCACCAGGAAAG ACATGGCCTAAAGGATTCCAGACAGAGGCTGCCAACCCTCCACCAGATCACCGTGGAGACACAGTTGACCCTGGCGTAGATGAG ggTCGTCCCAACTTCTCTTTCCTGTTTGAGCCATAG
- the LOC106602794 gene encoding proline-rich proteoglycan 2 isoform X1, translating into MKLQTITVLVCLFGASLSLPIYQQQIGILASNSNEILRLNGLTLTGVGFGQTQMQASPFMPQYVIQQQPELGLPQMVNFNPQVGGPFGPQMMFPTQGNQLPPMLYANAQQEQPGAPQDPNNPNNPQQPHNPAQGVPQFPQYYPSFSFPQQPRMQGYPYYMSYGYPNYPQPNQNYPQPNQNNGLNQQNLEKTPQKPQLPLQQAAQPQSPGKTWPKGFQTEAANPPPDHRGDTVDPGVDEGRPNFSFLFEP; encoded by the exons ATGAAGCTGCAGACTATAACTGTTTTGGTCTGCCTTTTTGGTGCTAGCCTTTCACTTCCT atataCCAACAGCAAATTGGAATCCTCGCAAGTAACAGCAATGAG ATCTTGCGGTTGAATGGACTGACCCTGACAGGTGTAGGCTTTGGGCAAACACAAATGCAG GCGTCTCCATTCATGCCCCAGTACGTGATCCAGCAGCAGCCTGAACTTGGTCTCCCCCAGATGGTGAACTTTAACCCCCAGGTGGGAGGCCCTTTCGGCCCCCAGATGATGTTCCCTACACAGGGGAACCAGCTGCCCCCCATGCTGTACGCCAATGCCCAACAGGAGCAGCCTGGGGCCCCCCAGGACCCCAACAACCCAAATAACCCCCAGCAACCACACAACCCTGCACAG GGGGTTCCCCAATTTCCTCAATACTACCCATCATTTTCATTTCCCCAGCAACCAAGAATGCAG GGCTACCCCTACTACATGTCTTACGGTTACCCCAACTACCCCCAGCCTAACCAGAACTACCCCCAGCCTAACCAGAACAACGGGCTGAACCAGCAGAACTTGGAGAAGACCCCTCAGAAACCACAGCTCCCACTACAG CAGGCTGCCCAACCTCAGTCACCAGGAAAG ACATGGCCTAAAGGATTCCAGACAGAGGCTGCCAACCCTCCACCAGATCACCGTGGAGACACAGTTGACCCTGGCGTAGATGAG ggTCGTCCCAACTTCTCTTTCCTGTTTGAGCCATAG
- the LOC106602793 gene encoding basic salivary proline-rich protein 4, whose translation MEYLCVVVLLFSAVATRADPWRQWQQGDSRFLPFGGPQQSPDRHPMRPNGRDPWMKDGTRRPFGGQPIGGGEENSRPIGGGPMWQGWNMGGTDNPGWPDQDQMPSWYPNRPSGGPGSGDTQRLMGGPNGETRQSGGSSGGGPESEGPLDYPDRDYKRREDEGQWWNQGTMRGDRGSSSHAYLPPVTGSDFGYAPNGPGPHPGQGPLRWPGAQRRRPAGPPRGGRPNMRNLDARPDRNPIRPSAVPSGAGGRPPFDDTFFGGRPLQPEMVGNREFIAIFQADNVTLQNASGLPLKEGENIFLLPKGGRRTPPPRHGHKRPQELGFGYPYSSGFQPYLKLIYNPSATNKISFEYGITTLLPSFMKAEETKTWEEEGK comes from the exons ATGGAGTATCTCTGTGTTGTCGTTTTACTTTTCTCTGCTGTGGCAACACGT GCTGACCCATGGAGACAATGGCAACAGGGAGACAGTCGATTCCTCCCATTTGGCGGACCTCAACAAAGTCCAGACAGACACCCTATGAGA CCCAATGGTAGAGATCCCTGGATGAAGGATGGTACCCGCCGTCCATTTGGGGGCCAGCCAATaggtggaggagaagagaacTCTAGACCAATCGGTGGAGGACCTATGTGGCAAGGATGGAATATGGGTGGAACGGACAACCCAGGATGG CCCGACCAGGATCAAATGCCCTCTTGGTACCCAAACAGACCCTCTGGAGGCCCAGGAAGTGGGGACACTCAGCGACTAATGGGAGGGCCCAACGGGGAGACCCGCCAGTCTGGAGGATCGAGCGGGGGGGGACCCGAGTCTGAAGGACCCCTCGACTACCCTGATCGGGATTATAAAAGG AGAGAGGATGAAGGTCAGTGGTGGAACCAGGGAACCATGAGAGGAGACCGAGGATCATCATCCCATGCTTATCTTCCACCTGTGACA ggaTCTGACTTTGGGTATGCTCCCAATGGACCTGGACCGCACCCTGGCCAGGGCCCCCTTCGCTGGCCAGGGGCCCAAAGGCGTAGACCTGCAGGGCCCCCAAGAGGAGGAAGACCCAACATGAGAAACCTTGATGCAAGG CCTGACAGGAACCCCATTCGCCCCTCAGCTGTTCCATCTGGAGCAGGTGGACGGCCCCCATTTGATGACACCTTCTTTGGAGGAAGACCGTTGCAACCTGAGATGGTG GGCAACAGAGAATTCATCGCCATCTTTCAG GCTGACAATGTGACTTTACAG AATGCTAGTGGTCTGCCCCTGAAAGAG GGTGAGAACATTTTCCTGCTGCCAAAG GGAGGAAGAAGAACACCCCCACCAAGG CATGGACATAAAAGACCTCAAGAATTAGGG TTTGGATACCCATACTCATCTGGTTTTCAG CCTTACCTGAAGCTCATCTACAACCCCTCAGCTACA AATAAAATCTCATTTGAATATGGGATAACAACACTT CTCCCATCGTTCATGAAG GCTGAGGAGACAAAGACTTGGGAAGAGGAAGGAAAATAA